Part of the Amycolatopsis sp. 195334CR genome is shown below.
TGGACACCGCCGCCCGCATCGGCGACGACTACATCCAGCGCGAACTCGGCGGCGGCCGGGTGGACCAGTCGAAGTTCAGCCACGGCAGCTCGAAGCAGCGCGAGAAGTGGTTCACCACCGGCATCACCACCGGCGACCCGGCCCGCTGCGACACCTTCAGCACGCGCGACCTGGGCTGAGCGCACGAAGAGGGGGCCGTGAGCACCTGGCTCACGGCCCCCGGAAACCACTGCCGATCAGGCGGCGACGTCGTGCGTGTGCTCGGCGTGTGCCGAGAAGCTGCGCTGCGCCTTCCGCTGGTCAGCGGTCGCCTTCTTGTTCTTCGCGCCCTGCGGGCCGACCCCGTTGACCTCCTCGGTGCTGATGCCGTAGGTGGCGGTCACCCAGGCCAGCGCGTCGGAGTTGCGGTCGAGGGCCTTGCGGTCCACGTTCCCGAGGTTGTCGCACGGCTGGTGGTAGCACGGGTCGTAGGCCACGCCCGCCTTGCCGCCCCACTTCGCCGCCTGCGCCTCGGTCTTGATGCCCTCGGCACCGGTGAACAGGCCACCGGCCGGGATGCCCAGCGCGATGAAGCCGCCGTAGTCGGAACGGCCGCTGAAGTCGGTGTCCTCCACCGGGATGCCCTGCGAGCCGAGGTAGCCGACGAACTGCTGCTCGATCTGCGCCGAACCGTACGGGCCGGGGCCCGAACCCTCACCGGCCGAGTCGTCGCCGTCGTAGGCGAAGTACGCCGCGTTCGGCGAGCCGATCATGTCGAAGTTGAGGTACAGCGCGATGTCCAGCTGCTGCTCGAAGCTCAGCTGCGCGGTGTAGTAGTCCGAGCCGACCAGGCCGAACTCCTCGGCACCCCACCAGGCGAAGCGCACCGCGTTGTTCACCTTCGGGCTGCCGCCCAGCTGCAACGCGGTCTCCAGCAGCCCGGCCGAGCCGGTGCCGTTGTCGTTGATCCCGGCGCCGCCCGGCACGCTGTCCAGGTGGGCACCGGCCATCACCACGTTGTCCTTGCGGCCGGTCTTGGTCTCCGCGATCACGTTGTAGGTGCTGCGCTGCTCCTGGATGGTGCGCAGCTCCAGGGTGACCGAGGCGCCGTTCTGGCTCGCCAGCGACTCGCCGGCGGCCTTGGTGATGCCACCGGTCGGGATCTTCGCCGCGGTCGGGTCACCGAGCGTGCCGTTCAGGTCGCCGTCGGTGTTGTTGTAGATGACCGCGCCGACCGCACCGGCTTCCGCGGCGGCCTGCTGCTTCTGCGCGAACGAGCACGCCCCGCGCGAGACCAGCACGATCTTGCCGGTCACCCCGCTGTAGTCGGTCGCCTCGCAGCCCGGCGTGGCGTCCGACGGGACCACGGCCAGCGGTGCGGTGATGCCCCCGACCGGCGTGGACGGGCTGTAGGTCATCACGATCACCGGCACGTCCGCCCCGGCCACCTTGAGGCTCTCGGCGAGCGTCTCGGAGTAGGTGAACGGGAACTGCTGCCGGGTCACGGTGAAGCCAGCGGACTCCAGCTTGGCGGCCACGTACTCGGCGGACTTGTCGTAGCCCGGCGTGCCGGCGGCCCTGGTCCGGCCGTTCTGGTCGGAAATGCGCTGGAGGGCGATCAGGTGCCGGTTCACGCCACCTACGTCGACCTTCTTCACCAGCTGCTTGGCCAGTGCAGGCCCGTCCGGCACCGCCTGCGCCTGCGCGCCTGCGGCCGGGGCGGTGCCCAGCGCCAAGCCCGCGCAGGCCGCCAGAGCGACCGCGGGCGCGAGCTTTTTTCTCACGGATGACATCGAGCGGTTCCCCAATCTCACGTGGAATCGGCAGCCGGCTCCGCATGTCCCCCGACACAGCCGGTTGCCGCAGTGCGCATCACCTTCAGGTGTTTTCCGTTCCCGGTCAAGATGCATTCGTTGGATTCCGGGACAGTAACCGTTTAACCGCCGTTTACGGGCGCTGGTAACGAATTGACATTGTGGGTTTATGGTCGACGGTATGCACGCGATCACGATCACCGAACCAGGCGGACCGGAGAACCTTCGCTGGACCGAGGTCCCCGACCCGGAACCAGGCAGCGGGGAGGTGCTGGTGGAGGTCGCCGCCAGCGCGGTCAACCGCGCCGACCTGCTGCAACGCCGCGGGCTGTACCCGCCGCCGAAGGGCGCCAGCGAGATCATCGGCCTGGAGTGCTCCGGGGTGATCGCCGAACTCGGTGAGGGCGTCGAGGGCTGGTCCGTCGGCGACGAGGTGTGCGCGCTGCTGGCGGGCGGCGGCTACGCGGAGAAGGTGGTGGTGCCCGCCGGGCAGCTGCTGCCGGTGCCGGGTGAGGTCAAGCTGATCGCCGCCGCCGGGCTGCCCGAGGTGGCCTGCACGGTCTGGTCGAACGTGGTCATGCACGCGGGACTGGCCGAGGGCGAGGTGCTGCTGGTCCACGGCGGCGCGGGCGGCATCGGCACGCACGCGATCCAGGTGGGCAAGGCGCTCGGCGCCACGGTGGCGGTCACCGCGGGCTCGGCGGACCGGCTCGACCGCTGCCGCCAACTCGGCGCCGACCTCACCATCAACTACCGCGACCAGGACTTCGTCGAGGTGCTGCGCGCGGAAACCGGCGGCGCGGACGTCATCCTGGACAACATGGGCGCGTCCTACCTCGGCCGCAACGTCGACGTGCTCAAGCCGGACGGACGGCTGATGGTGATCGGCATGCAGGGCGGGGTCAAGGGCGAGCTGAACCTCGGTGCGCTGCTCGGCAAGCGCGCCAGCGTGACCGGGCTCGGGCTGCGTGGCAGGCCGGTCGAGAACAAGGCACGCATCGTCAGCGCGGTCCGCGAGCACCTGTGGCCGCTGGTCGAGCGCGGTGAGGTGGCGCCGGTGGTGGACCAGGTGCTGCCGATGGCCGAGGCGGGCACCGCGCACGCCGCGCTGGACGAGGGCGGCGTGTTCGGCAAGATCCTGCTGGCCGCGCGCTCCTGAGTCAGCGCAGTTCTTCGAGGACGCGCACCAGCTGGTTGATCTCGAAGACGTTGGAGTAGTGGGCGAGGCCGATGCGGACCGCACCGCCGACCTCGCCGACTCCCAGCGCCCAGAACACCCCGCTGGTGCCGTCGTCGGCGAACGCGCAAAGTCCCTGCGAGGCAAGGTATTCGGCCACTTCGGGCGACTTCTTGCCGGCCACGGTGAAGGCGAGCGACGGGATCCGGCGCATCGCGTCGCCGATCACCATCACGTGCCGCAGCGAGCGCAGTTCCGTGCTCAGCTGGGCGAGCAGGCCGGCGTGGTACGACTTCGCCGAACCGAGCGAGGTGACCAGCTTCTCCCGCCGCGAGCCGATCGCGGCGTCGTCCAAACCGGACAGGTAGTCCACCGAGGCGACCAGCCCGGCGAGCAGCGGGTAGGCGTGCGGGCCCAGTTCGAGCCGGGCCGGGCCGCGCGCGTTGGCCTCCAGTGAGGCCGACGGCAGCCGCTCCAGCAGTTCCGGATCGCGGAAGACGAGGGCGCCGACCGCGGGCCCGCCCCAGGCCTGCGCCGAGACGACCATGATGTCCGCGCCCAGCTCCTGCAGGTCCAGCGGCACGAACGGGGCCGCGTAGGTGGCGTCCACCACCACCAGCGCGCCGACCCGCTTGGCGAACTCGATGATCGTCGGCACGTCGGGGCGGGTGCCCACCGAGCCCGACGCCAGCGTCACGGTGACCACCTTGGTGCGCGCGGACACCAGGTTCTCGTACTGCCAGGCGGGCAGTTCGCAGGTCTCGATGTCTATCTCGCCCCAGCGCACCACCGCGCCGACGCGCTTGGCCGCCCGCCGCCACGGCGCCAGGTTCGCCTGCTCGTCGAGCCGGGAGACGACCACCTCGTCGCCGATGGTCCACCGCTCGGACAGCGCGTCGACCAGGCGCTGGATCAGCACCGACGCGCTCGCGCCGAGCACCACGCCGGTCGGTTCCGCGCCGACCAGGTCGGCCACCGCCCGCCGGGCCGCGGACACGATGCTCTCGGCGCGCTGCGAGGCCGGGAAAGCGCCCCCGGGCCCGGAAACCGGGGCCCGCATCGCCGTGGAGACCGCCGAGGCCACCTGCTCGGGCACCAGCATCCCGGCCGCGCCGTCGAAGTGAATCCAGCCATCACCCAGTGCGGGGAACAACCCGCGAATCCGAGCGACGTCGAAGGCCATGGGCACACGGTACGGAGCCCGGGAATCACCGTGTGCTCCGGGGTTGGCCTGGGAACCGCGTGACCAGCCACGGACCAGTAGGCTCGGGGCATGACCGAGCCGAATTACCCGAAAGCAGACACGAACGGCGAGTCCGCCCAGCACGTCGTGGTGGTCGGGCCGGACGGGTCCCCGGTCGGCACGGCCAGGATCGCGCCGAGCGAAGAGGCCGAGCAGAGCGAAACCGTCGGTGACCTCGTCGAAGAGCCCGCCAAGGTGATGCGCATCGGCACGATGATCAAGCAGCTGCTCGAAGAGGTCCGCGCGGCACCGCTCGACGACGCCAGCCGCAACCGGGTCCGCGAGATCCACGAGACCTCGATCAAGGAGCTGGAGCAGGCACTCGCGCCGGAGCTGCGCGACGAGCTGGAACGCCTCGTCTCGCCGTTCACCGAGGACACCACGCCCACCGACGCCGAACTGCGGATCGCGCAGGCGCAGCTGGTCGGCTGGCTGGAGGGGCTGTTCCACGGCATCCAGACCGCGTTGTTCGCCCAGCAGATGGCCGCGCGGGTGCAGCTGGAGCAGATGCGCCGCGGGCTGCCGCCGGGCGCGTCGGCGGGCGGCGACAACCCCGGCCCCGGCATCAGCGGCACCGGCCAGTACCTCTAGTCGGTCAACTACAAACCGTTGATCTTGCTACTTGGTCAACGACCAACATAGACTCGGTTCCCCCCGTCGATCGGTTCCCCACCACGACGAAGGGAACCGAAGATGCGGAACGCAGTCCGCGCCCTGGCCGTCGCGCTGATCGTGGCGCTGGGCGCGTCGGCGGGCGTCAGCCCGGCCGTCGCGGAGGTGCAGCGGGTCGCACCCGGCCCGCTGCCCAGTGACACCGGCGAAGCCGCGCCCCAGGTGTACGAGGTCGTGGCGAACATCCCGGTCGAGCTCACCAACGACGAGCAGGCCGCGGGCAACTGGGTGCGCGGCGAGTTCGAGAAGCGCGGGTACATCTGCCTCAAGTGCTACGCCGACGTGGCGCCGAGGGCGGACGTCGGCAAGTGCCTGTCCGGCATCGCCGCGGCGATCGGGTTCAACCTGTTCGCCGCGGGCAAGGTGCTCAAGCTGTGGAAGCTGGTCAAGGACCTCGGCGGGCCGCGCAAGATCGTCGACCTGATCAACAAGGCCTTCGCGCGCTCGAAGGAGCAGGACAAGGACGCGCTCGACGCACTCCGCGAGGTGTTCGAGGAAGCCGGCCAGGGCGTCGGCGCGATCGCCGCGGAGGTGCTCAGCATCGACGGGATCCTGGACAACTGCTTCTAGGGGGTGGGGCCATGCGCGGCCTGGACGGCCCCGCGCTCGCGCTGTTCTACGTGCTGCTCCCGGTGGCCACGCTGGTGGTGTGCGCGCTCGCCGTGCGCACCACCGTGCGGGCTCGTGCCGGGGGCAGCACCTGG
Proteins encoded:
- a CDS encoding bacterial proteasome activator family protein is translated as MTEPNYPKADTNGESAQHVVVVGPDGSPVGTARIAPSEEAEQSETVGDLVEEPAKVMRIGTMIKQLLEEVRAAPLDDASRNRVREIHETSIKELEQALAPELRDELERLVSPFTEDTTPTDAELRIAQAQLVGWLEGLFHGIQTALFAQQMAARVQLEQMRRGLPPGASAGGDNPGPGISGTGQYL
- a CDS encoding M28 family metallopeptidase, producing MSSVRKKLAPAVALAACAGLALGTAPAAGAQAQAVPDGPALAKQLVKKVDVGGVNRHLIALQRISDQNGRTRAAGTPGYDKSAEYVAAKLESAGFTVTRQQFPFTYSETLAESLKVAGADVPVIVMTYSPSTPVGGITAPLAVVPSDATPGCEATDYSGVTGKIVLVSRGACSFAQKQQAAAEAGAVGAVIYNNTDGDLNGTLGDPTAAKIPTGGITKAAGESLASQNGASVTLELRTIQEQRSTYNVIAETKTGRKDNVVMAGAHLDSVPGGAGINDNGTGSAGLLETALQLGGSPKVNNAVRFAWWGAEEFGLVGSDYYTAQLSFEQQLDIALYLNFDMIGSPNAAYFAYDGDDSAGEGSGPGPYGSAQIEQQFVGYLGSQGIPVEDTDFSGRSDYGGFIALGIPAGGLFTGAEGIKTEAQAAKWGGKAGVAYDPCYHQPCDNLGNVDRKALDRNSDALAWVTATYGISTEEVNGVGPQGAKNKKATADQRKAQRSFSAHAEHTHDVAA
- a CDS encoding cysteine desulfurase-like protein; translated protein: MAFDVARIRGLFPALGDGWIHFDGAAGMLVPEQVASAVSTAMRAPVSGPGGAFPASQRAESIVSAARRAVADLVGAEPTGVVLGASASVLIQRLVDALSERWTIGDEVVVSRLDEQANLAPWRRAAKRVGAVVRWGEIDIETCELPAWQYENLVSARTKVVTVTLASGSVGTRPDVPTIIEFAKRVGALVVVDATYAAPFVPLDLQELGADIMVVSAQAWGGPAVGALVFRDPELLERLPSASLEANARGPARLELGPHAYPLLAGLVASVDYLSGLDDAAIGSRREKLVTSLGSAKSYHAGLLAQLSTELRSLRHVMVIGDAMRRIPSLAFTVAGKKSPEVAEYLASQGLCAFADDGTSGVFWALGVGEVGGAVRIGLAHYSNVFEINQLVRVLEELR
- a CDS encoding NAD(P)H-quinone oxidoreductase; its protein translation is MHAITITEPGGPENLRWTEVPDPEPGSGEVLVEVAASAVNRADLLQRRGLYPPPKGASEIIGLECSGVIAELGEGVEGWSVGDEVCALLAGGGYAEKVVVPAGQLLPVPGEVKLIAAAGLPEVACTVWSNVVMHAGLAEGEVLLVHGGAGGIGTHAIQVGKALGATVAVTAGSADRLDRCRQLGADLTINYRDQDFVEVLRAETGGADVILDNMGASYLGRNVDVLKPDGRLMVIGMQGGVKGELNLGALLGKRASVTGLGLRGRPVENKARIVSAVREHLWPLVERGEVAPVVDQVLPMAEAGTAHAALDEGGVFGKILLAARS